TTGATGAAGCTAAAGCTGAAGCTGTTGTCAAGACCGGCTTAACAGGATTATTAGTTGGAATACTACTAACAGCATTTGAAGCAGCGGCACTTAAAACAGCCCTTGGCGAAGGGGCTACCAAAGGCTTTTTAGCAGCAATTCTTGGAACATTATTTTGAGGGACGGTTCCGGCAGCAACCGGTCGCTTGCTAGCAAGTGGTTGAGGTGGGGCAGGTGCCAGTGCTATTTTGACCATTgtatgttttttttgtttggttcCGTGTTAATATGTTCAGAATCAGCTGATTGTTCAATGACTTCCGATATTTCACCAACAAAGATTTTACCAAAAAGCAATAGATATTCTTGTATCACCGGCCAAACAATTTACACCAGTtcacaaaacaaaaaacaagaaacgAGATATTACTGTCAATCAAAACAGGTAAATAAACCCGTCAGGACAAAATGTCTACAAAGGTCCTTATTATGTAATAATGTCCAGATAAcgaacttttttttcacctCCTCTCTGAAACGGCGCAAATTTTGTAAATTCAATCCAGAAATAATCACTcctttatatatatagaaaGCCCTCGTTGACTAACCTTCTTTCTTCCGTTCTTGTTAGTTGTAAAATCAACTATCCAATCGGCACTGGATATGACTGGCTGAGCACAATATATGGCCCAAAACGGGAACTGATTACAGTAATCTGATTTGATGGATCTGATAAAATTTTAGCGCATAAGCGTGAATATTCAGGTCCACCTTCCGGGGCAAGGGTACCAAGAGAGATTTTTCCTAATTAGGAAGACTTGTTAATGTTATCAGATTTGCTGATCTCTATATGAGCGAGGGAAACGACTAAATTGACGTAGATGTTCCGATTTATGTGCTTAATATGACGAAGGTAAACGGAGCCGACTTCGGCGTACTGTATTCAAACTGCAGAAACCCTGTTACTGGTGATGAGCTGAGATGATTTTTGCGATGATCTATTTTTGCAAGCACATGTGTAATGTGGgtgtatatttatatgaaGCTGGCAGTCACTCTGGAGATATAATTTTCTCAAAACTGAGCTTTCATTAAAAGTTGTAGCTTAATAATGGCTTGAATCTTCTGTTTACTAATACCACGATGAGTCTGTATTACTCTAAAGTCTATGTTCTCATCTCGCAGTCCGATCATGTCAGCCTAATATCTATCCATTATCAGTAGGCGTTACCCCCAATGTTCGTTGGTCTCAGTAATTTCAGCTCATCCTGTAAACCTTTTATTTATGTAGTAGTGTTAAAAAGGCGGTTTCAAAGATCTGGCGCTGCAACGTTACAGAGACGAATTACGAATAGCAGTTAATTTGAATCTCTATATTGGCTTGATGGAGCCCCATTTTTATCTTTCCATTTGcgacaattgaaaaatacacAATTGTCATACAATACAAAATTCTGTGCACCAACCAAGAATTAACTAGGCACTCGGCCTGTTGGTGAGCCAGAAGTACGGGTCAATCAGTAAATAACATCCTGCTACCTGATTCGCAGTAATCAACTGAACCCAAGCTGCATCAGTTAAATTAAATACTACATATATGCATGCAGGCTGACAGGTAACACCGTTATTATCCAGATCTAACAACTGTAGTTAAGTTTACCTGATTGTTAATAGTAAACAATCCACAAGTTTATTGGATAACTCCACTCACTCAACCACGGTAGATTTAAGATAAAACTTAAAACACATGCCTTATAACCCCCACGAAGTCTACTTTAGATCAGACGGGGcacttgcctccggcgtctggggcgctgccccagaccccgtggctcctgctgcgcaggagatttcgcCAGGAGGCCCTcacgaaacgactcgagcgaagcgagaggagcaaccagggtctggggcggagccccagccgccggaggcagcacccgaCCCCTTGGATGGAGATCATTGCGCCTCCACATCCATTTTTATGGTATAATTACTCGTAAAAAACTTATTGTCTTCTGGAACACAGTAAACAGATTTAAACTCTGTTCTAAAAGATctttttaataaatagaaactTGTACTCTCGGACTCCGGTCATGAGATAATTTAGTCAGATGTGCTATTAATATAACAAACACATTTGagtaaaaacaaattcacAAATGACTGAGTAATATTAAGAAAGTCAATATAGCGAGCTTTCAGTAAAATAGAACTGAATATATACCATAATTTCTTAAGGGCTCATTATTCAATCCAGCTATCTCAAGttgaacaagaatattCATCTCAGATCTCTTACCGACTTGCAAGAGATCCGGGGTTCAGCCTCACACGGCTTCCTGCATCTCCCCTAGCACACTTACCTGATCTAAAATTTCACCCCTGATTTAGGTCTACCAGTCAGGTCGAATCTAGCGGCCATAATGTTACGAACAGGCGGTCTTGGCTCTCTCAGGCTCAGGATATATTCTGAATATGCCCCCAAGTTTCTGAGTCCAGGAAACGGTCTTTTCTACACTAGAGCCTTTTCGTTATCATCTACCGTATTAAAAGATATCGATGGTCTTGATTCACTTCACTTGCTCGAGAAGGAGACCTATCGTGATATTAAGAGACAACGACCGGCAAAAGGAAAGAAGTCACCACCTGGGCCGAACACTCGACCTGGTAGCATTACCCCAAAACATTTTGGCAAGAAAAGACCATCTCGAGCACCTCCTAGTCGAGTGACTCTAGGGCAGCGTGAACCAGGTGCTAAACCGACTTTTAGATCGCGACGTGAatatgaaaagaaaaatgaaGAACAGGTTAACAGAAATCGACAAAATAGCTCTGCTAAAGTTCCAAAACCAAGCTCGGCTGAGGTTCAAGAATATATCGCAAAAAGTCCTGAACAATGGAAATCAAGACGAACACTCACAGATCCCAAGCGATTTTCCAAAGACAACGCAGGTTCCAGTTCCGAGAccacaaatcaaaaaatctCACCAGCAAATTCACCGTTTCCCAACTTTTTTCCTCATGAAACCCCGTACTTTCGATCTTTTGAATTAGATTCTTCCCAGCTTAGTTATGAACCACTAGAGGTACCAGATCAACCTCCAGTACCAAAACTTGCCCATAACCTTGATCGTGTACTATTTAGTCCTGGAGTCCATGTCCTCAAAGATAGACGTTCAAACGTTTACAATTTTACTCCTTACCTCGAAAACATTATGTCTATCAAAGATTTcgactttgatttcataGCCAAGTATGTGCCTTCAGGAAAGGATTCTATCTTGTCTAAACTAGCTAAAGAGAACGGCAAGAAATATACTGGATCAACTAGTAGTCTGACATCAGTACTCTCACAGTTCCATCACCTTTTGTCACATCGACGTAAGCCACATACCATGGCCCTCtccaaatattttcagtctCAGCAAGTTGCATTTTCAGCTATTCAGACCCAGCCAGTATCGATATTCCTGAGATACAATCCCAATACCGATACACACTCTATCGACTCTGACAAATCCTACAGTGGGGATATCATTGTATCTGTTTTGGGACACCAGTTAGAAGCCATGCTAACTactgaagaggaggaaTTTCGAAATTACCACAAGAGTTTATCTCACAAATTAGACTCGTCGAAAAAGGGCGGTTTAAACACATACAACTATACCCAATCTGGTGACTTTCTAATGAGATCTCAGTTGGACTGCTATGATGAACGATTACCAGGAACAGGTACTTTTGATTTAAAGACTAGAGCTGTTTGTGCTGTTAGACACGATATGGATTATACTCAAATCCATGATGGATCCGACTATCAAATAACCAAAATTGATGGTGAATTTGAATCATTTTCGCGAGAATGGTTTGAACTCATTAGATCTACTATGTTCAAATACTCACTACAAGCACGTATTGGCAGAATGGATGGAATTTTCCTTGCTTATCACAATGTGCGAAGAATGTTTGGATTTCAATACGTGCCACTATCTGAAATCGATCAAATTTATCATACCTCGGATTTGATTGAGTCCCAGCAAGATCTTAGAGACATTGATCCTTCGAACGTAAGTTCATTTGTCCCTCTAGACGAACAGATTGCCACAAGTGGACCAATCATCGCTGAGAATGAGTTCAAGCTTTCACTCAAGATGTTCAATGAGATTTTGGACAAGATAGTTGCTTCGCATGAGCCGGCGGCTTCTTTCAACCTTGTTTTCCATACCGTTTCTACTGGTAGAATGCAAGTATTTGTTAAGCCCATGCTTGAAAAAGATATTGAAGTGATTCAAGAAACTGGTTGCGATACAGAGCCTAAAACCGGGGAAGAGTACTCTAATAATTCTGATCCTCACACTATTCTTATGCACGGTAACAAAAATCCAGAAGTTTTACCTCCTGATGTAAAAGTTTACCAGGTAGACATTCGAACTTATGTCAATGATAAATTTGTACCAGGAGATAAGTACCCACACCTGTCAAGTGATTCTGATGTCTGGAAAGTTCAATGTGAGATGTCTCAACTTCGTCAGCAGGGCGCCGAACGACGATTTTCGAGAACGTTTTCTATGCATAAAATTGAAAATCGCATCACTTCTGTACCTCAAACCGAGAGGTTAGACGAGGAGCAAGAAGAGACCATCCGTAACGAAGCTCTTTCCAAactatcaccaccaaatgCCAAACAAGGTTATCTCAGATTTCTGGGTGCCAAAGGCGAACGATTGCAGAGAGAATGGGAAGCCCAGCACGGACACAAAGAGAAGCATGTTTGGAGGCCCAGTTAGTTGCATCCAATTATTGTAAATTATTTAATGTATATATTGtagattatttatttattgaccTTTAGATTTTGATCCAAGTCATTGATAAACCTTGTCGGTGCACTTGTTTTATATAATGACAGCTTTTTATTTACTATTTAGTATACTTGAAAAAGGGATTTCTCATATCAGTTTCATCGGAGAACTCCATTTTCATACGTAGACCCTCGTACTCATATACATTCAAGGTATCTAAAAatgtttgtttctttttattgTAGTACTTATTGACGAAGAACCAAACTGTTGAAACAACCACCTGAGCACAGAGACATGCCATTATACTGATTTTTCCAGGAATATACATTGGGGCATCTTTATTTTGGAAAGTTTGCGTTCCCAAGATGTTTCCCAGAGGAAATGCAATAAACGTTAATGCGTTGACTAAAGCTTTCTTCGAATGTCCTGCAATATTAGAGGCATTCCACGATAAAAACAGTGCCAATCCGCCACCAAAAACTTGAGACAAGTAGCTGGCTATCAATAGCCCAGCTTTCATACTAAGAGTCTTTTCTCGATCACCAAGAGCAATCATGATTGCTAGACCAACAATAGAGGGAATAAAATACCAAATGCTGATGAGTGTCCTGTTTTGAGTTTTGTCTGAGTAGTACTGGATAATGATAACAGCGGCTCCCGTCACCACACCAGCAGGTGCTCCAACAATCAAAGTTTCTTGGGAGCCGAAGCCGTAACTATTGATAATTATAGAATTAAATACAGTGATGGCTCCATTTGGaattgaaaagagaaaaacaGAAAGGACAACAAACCATACTTTAGGGTCGCTGACAGCCTCAACCATTTGATATCGTTTCAGCTTGCTATTCTGAGTTCCACTCTGTTCATCCTTGACTCGAAGGAGAGCAGCAACTTTTTCTTCGTCCGTAAATCCTTTGCTTCTTACAATGGAATCAGGTAGGAACAGAAATACACATATACCACAGAAAACTGTAACAAGCCCCAtacaaagaagaaagattCTCCAAGATGCAAAGGCAGTCTTTGCAAATGAAGCAGCATAAGATATGATTCCAGCAGCGATGAGTGTGACACTGTTCATTACATAAAAGGCACCAATTCTCTTTCCTTGTTCTGCTTTCTTGTACCACATACTTATAATCAGAACAAGAATCGGAGCTACACATGCTTCGAATACTCCTAGGAGGACCCTCAGCACAGCTACTTGAGCGTATGTGCTACAAGCAGAATGGCAAGCAAGAACTGTGCCCCATAGAATGACATTAATACCAAGATACTTCCCAAGGTGCGATATCTTCTGTGCAAACCACTGAGTGGGTAACTGAGAGGCAAGAAATCCAACGTAAAACAGCATCCCAAGGTAAGAAAACTGATTTCCAACCAAATGAAGGTCTTCTTTAAAGCCCATAACGCTACATCCTGTTAGATCCTGAGTAACTGATCGAAATAATAGCTAGTACTCACGCAATATAGGAAATAGTGTTCTTATCAAAATACTGTAGAAAGTATATACTCATAATGAGAGGACAAATCCGCAAATCGATTTTGCGCAGCAAGCGTTTGTTAAATTCATCGTCAAACTGAAGAATGTCGGCCCCTTTTGTGTCTCCGAGATACTTCTTGgcctcatcagcatctgAGTAATCGATTCTTTCTgtgaagatattgaagtTCTCAGGAGATTCATCCATTTTGATGGACATAGAAGCAACTTTCTGACTCTTTTAGTTGACTTTCACAGTATGAACACCCTCCATGGTcgatataaatatacagtCTTGTTTCTATTTAACCGGGAGCAGTCGGACCTAATCATCATCCCGATCAAAATTAGATATTATTCAAGGATAAGGTTAATCCATTGGTACCTGCATTTGAGAGTGGGACGTCGGAGATGAATTGGAAGGTGGAGTAACTTGGTATCTACACTGCTTCAGCCCTTATTTCGTTACAAAATCAGTTCTACCAAACATTATACAATCTGTAATATAAACAGCATCCAAAGCAGCTCATGACTTTTTTGGTTGCCAAGTCTTCAAAGACTGGAGTGCACCAGATCCTATCCCGCTCCGACACATGCTGACAAAAGCTTAAATGAATTACAGTTTGTCAAAATGGCAACGACAGACACCAGTCGACACATCAACTCCagatataataaataatcttACTAAAATGTCAAACATAGTCGGGAACATATTATTATGAGTCCATTAGGAATAGAGTGGAGCATTGTCTGTAAAAGCTGGCGTCTAAAATGTTTAGCCGGCTTGCGACAGAGGCTTGTCTATGGCAACATCCTCAGTAACCAACCGGATTGAAGGACGGAAGTTATCCGATTTGGTTGtcataataaaattataaTTGATTGAAGAGTAGGAAGATTCATAGAACAACCATATTAATACAGAAGAACCctaacaataaataaactaaCATCGACGTAAAACAAACCTCAAAAGATACAGACAAACAGGAAGAAACCATTTAGGCAAACAagcaaacaaaacataAACACAATTCAAAGGGCATAACGGATTCTCTTAAGAGATATAGATGACATGAGATTGCAGCATCTATTTAGCCTTGGTAGCAGTGGCCTTCTTCTTAGGAGCAGCCTTCTTCACCTTTGAAGCAGTGGCCTTAGCCTTGGTGGCCTTGACAGCAGGCTTCTTCTCAGTCTTCTTAGCGGCAGGCTTCTTAGCGACGGTCTTGGGCTTAGTAGTAGTCTTAGCCTTGGCCTTAGCAGCAGGCTTGGTTTCAGTCTTCTTAGCAACAGGCTTCTTAGCAGGCTTGACAACCTCCTTCTTTTGAAGCTTGACTGGACCAGAGGGTCCCTTGGGTTGAACAAAAtcaccagaaacaacaCCCTTTCTGATAGCAGCATTCAACAAAGAGTCGAAGTTAGCAGCACTGATGCTGTGA
This is a stretch of genomic DNA from Sugiyamaella lignohabitans strain CBS 10342 chromosome C, complete sequence. It encodes these proteins:
- the PET127 gene encoding Pet127p (Protein with a role in 5'-end processing of mitochondrial RNAs; located in the mitochondrial membrane; GO_component: GO:0005740 - mitochondrial envelope [Evidence IDA] [PMID 9111353]; GO_component: GO:0005739 - mitochondrion [Evidence IEA,IEA]; GO_component: GO:0005739 - mitochondrion [Evidence IDA] [PMID 16823961]; GO_function: GO:0003674 - molecular_function [Evidence ND]; GO_process: GO:0000964 - mitochondrial RNA 5'-end processing [Evidence IMP] [PMID 18086665]; GO_process: GO:0000964 - mitochondrial RNA 5'-end processing [Evidence IMP] [PMID 9111353]), which translates into the protein MLRTGGLGSLRLRIYSEYAPKFLSPGNGLFYTRAFSLSSTVLKDIDGLDSLHLLEKETYRDIKRQRPAKGKKSPPGPNTRPGSITPKHFGKKRPSRAPPSRVTLGQREPGAKPTFRSRREYEKKNEEQVNRNRQNSSAKVPKPSSAEVQEYIAKSPEQWKSRRTLTDPKRFSKDNAGSSSETTNQKISPANSPFPNFFPHETPYFRSFELDSSQLSYEPLEVPDQPPVPKLAHNLDRVLFSPGVHVLKDRRSNVYNFTPYLENIMSIKDFDFDFIAKYVPSGKDSILSKLAKENGKKYTGSTSSLTSVLSQFHHLLSHRRKPHTMALSKYFQSQQVAFSAIQTQPVSIFLRYNPNTDTHSIDSDKSYSGDIIVSVLGHQLEAMLTTEEEEFRNYHKSLSHKLDSSKKGGLNTYNYTQSGDFLMRSQLDCYDERLPGTGTFDLKTRAVCAVRHDMDYTQIHDGSDYQITKIDGEFESFSREWFELIRSTMFKYSLQARIGRMDGIFLAYHNVRRMFGFQYVPLSEIDQIYHTSDLIESQQDLRDIDPSNVSSFVPLDEQIATSGPIIAENEFKLSLKMFNEILDKIVASHEPAASFNLVFHTVSTGRMQVFVKPMLEKDIEVIQETGCDTEPKTGEEYSNNSDPHTILMHGNKNPEVLPPDVKVYQVDIRTYVNDKFVPGDKYPHLSSDSDVWKVQCEMSQLRQQGAERRFSRTFSMHKIENRITSVPQTERLDEEQEETIRNEALSKLSPPNAKQGYLRFLGAKGERLQREWEAQHGHKEKHVWRPS
- the HHO1 gene encoding histone H1 (Histone H1, linker histone with roles in meiosis and sporulation; decreasing levels early in sporulation may promote meiosis, and increasing levels during sporulation facilitate compaction of spore chromatin; binds to promoters and within genes in mature spores; may be recruited by Ume6p to promoter regions, contributing to transcriptional repression outside of meiosis; suppresses DNA repair involving homologous recombination; GO_component: GO:0005694 - chromosome [Evidence IEA,IEA]; GO_component: GO:0000790 - nuclear chromatin [Evidence IDA] [PMID 22586276]; GO_component: GO:0000788 - nuclear nucleosome [Evidence IPI] [PMID 11574687]; GO_component: GO:0000786 - nucleosome [Evidence IEA]; GO_component: GO:0005634 - nucleus [Evidence IEA,IEA,IEA]; GO_component: GO:0005634 - nucleus [Evidence IDA] [PMID 11914276]; GO_component: GO:0005634 - nucleus [Evidence IDA] [PMID 9046096]; GO_function: GO:0003677 - DNA binding [Evidence IEA,IEA]; GO_function: GO:0003677 - DNA binding [Evidence IPI] [PMID 11574687]; GO_process: GO:0030261 - chromosome condensation [Evidence IMP] [PMID 22586276]; GO_process: GO:0045910 - negative regulation of DNA recombination [Evidence IGI,IMP] [PMID 12820979]; GO_process: GO:0031936 - negative regulation of chromatin silencing [Evidence IGI] [PMID 19017647]; GO_process: GO:0006334 - nucleosome assembly [Evidence IEA]; GO_process: GO:0006355 - regulation of transcription, DNA-templated [Evidence IMP] [PMID 11574687]), with the protein product MVKDAILQLKERSGSSRQAIKKYIQSTHSISAANFDSLLNAAIRKGVVSGDFVQPKGPSGPVKLQKKEVVKPAKKPVAKKTETKPAAKAKAKTTTKPKTVAKKPAAKKTEKKPAVKATKAKATASKVKKAAPKKKATATKAK
- the THI73 gene encoding Thi73p (Putative plasma membrane permease; proposed to be involved in carboxylic acid uptake and repressed by thiamine; substrate of Dbf2p/Mob1p kinase; transcription is altered if mitochondrial dysfunction occurs; GO_component: GO:0005783 - endoplasmic reticulum [Evidence IEA]; GO_component: GO:0005783 - endoplasmic reticulum [Evidence IDA] [PMID 16850348]; GO_component: GO:0005789 - endoplasmic reticulum membrane [Evidence IEA]; GO_component: GO:0016021 - integral component of membrane [Evidence IEA,IEA]; GO_component: GO:0016021 - integral component of membrane [Evidence ISS] [PMID 10869563]; GO_component: GO:0016021 - integral component of membrane [Evidence ISM] [PMID 12192589]; GO_component: GO:0016020 - membrane [Evidence IEA]; GO_component: GO:0005886 - plasma membrane [Evidence IEA,IEA]; GO_function: GO:0005215 - transporter activity [Evidence ISS] [PMID 10869563]; GO_process: GO:0055085 - transmembrane transport [Evidence IEA]; GO_process: GO:0006810 - transport [Evidence IEA]; GO_process: GO:0006810 - transport [Evidence ISS] [PMID 10869563]), which translates into the protein MWYKKAEQGKRIGAFYVMNSVTLIAAGIISYAASFAKTAFASWRIFLLCMGLVTVFCGICVFLFLPDSIVRSKGFTDEEKVAALLRVKDEQSGTQNSKLKRYQMVEAVSDPKVWFVVLSVFLFSIPNGAITVFNSIIINSYGFGSQETLIVGAPAGVVTGAAVIIIQYYSDKTQNRTLISIWYFIPSIVGLAIMIALGDREKTLSMKAGLLIASYLSQVFGGGLALFLSWNASNIAGHSKKALVNALTFIAFPLGNILGTQTFQNKDAPMYIPGKISIMACLCAQVVVSTVWFFVNKYYNKKKQTFLDTLNVYEYEGLRMKMEFSDETDMRNPFFKYTK